ACTAAAGAAACGGGCGTTTCAGCTGTCGCAATTGATGGTCATTTAGTTTTACAGAACAAAGCGTTTGGCGCAAGTAACATTGAAGTTGTTGGAGAGTTAGCAAGTGAGTTTGGTTTTTTGGATAATGAAGCCAAAACAATGGGAAAAGTTGCCGAGCTGACCATTAATGGTATCGATATCGAACGTAACAGCAACCAAATTTCAGACGTGATGGACGGTGTGACCTTAGACCTTAAGGAGGTAACGAGTCAAGCCATTAAGGTTGAAATAGCTGATGACCTCGGAAAGACGGAAACAGCGGTTAAAGGCTTTGTAGATCAGTATAACTCAACGATGTCATTTATTAGTGGCTTGTTAAGTGTAGGTGATCCGTCTCAAGAAAACAATGAGACAGGCGCACTAGCAGGTGACAGCAGTTTGATTCGTCTGCAGTCTCAATTACGTTCGTTATTAACGAACGCAGTTGACAACGGCAATGCTGGAGCGAATACAGTTAAATCAATTGGGATTGAAGTAGATCGTGATGGTGTGGCTAGCTTTGATGCAGATAAGCTAAAAGAAGCATTAAAAGAGGACAGTTCGAAGGTTCGTGATTTATTTACCTTTACCAAAACATCGGTCAATGCGGCTGGTGAGACTGTTGAAGAAGAGATTGGGATTGGACAAAAATTTGAAAGTCTTATTAACAGCTTTACAGATTCAAAAGACGGGATTATTGCGACCAAAAATGCGACTTACGATAAGCTAATTAAAGATATTACAGAGCGAATTACAGTCTTTAACGACCGTTTGGAAACCAAACGCCAACAGTATATTGCTAAGTTTACAGCCTTAGACGTTGCGATGATGGAAGCTGAATCGCAGTTAAGCTACATGATGAGCCAGTTTAGTAATTCGTCATCAAGCAATAGTTAGGAGAATAACCATGAGTAATCGACTGACCGTACTTGAAGAGATGAATCACGTATTGGATTCATGGGATAATCAGGCCGAATCAGGCGCTGATATCATTCAAAAGATGAAGCCATTGATTGACGGGCTTAAAGGTCTACCAAATGATCCTTATACAGCGGAAGAAGACCACCTACTTAAGGACATTTATAAGAAGGAAACACGACTCGTTTCAGTGATGGAAGTAGCTAGAGAAGAAATTGCTCAAGAGCTTATTGGTTTAAACAAGAATAAGACGGTGGTTCAACATTATGTCTATCCTAAAAAGACACCCACCTTCGTCAACCAAGAGTTATAGCTATCGGTTTTACAATAAAGGAGCAAGAAAATGTATAACAAGCAAGCAAAGAATGCCTATCAACAAAATCAAGTATTAACAGCGTCACCCAAAAGATTAGTAAGCTTGCTACTTGAAGGAAGTTTAAAAAATCTAAAGATAGCTGAACTAAGTCTAGAGAAAAATGATTTTTCAAAAGCTAATGAAGTATTGTTAAAACACCAAGATATTTTAGCGGAACTCCAACGTACACTAGACATTGAGCAAGGCGGAGCGATCGCGCAGGATTTAGATGCCCTATATACTTTTTTGATAAATGAAGCAATCCAAGCAAATATTCAAAAAGATGTCACAAAGATTAAAAATTCCCAAAAGTTGATACAAGAACTATTGGAGACATGGAACCAAATTTAACCCTTCAAAAGCCCGATTTAAAAGTGTTTATTAATCTAATAAGATTAGTAAGCACTTTTTCGTTCTTTTTTATATAACAATATTTTAGACAATATAACAATATAGATTTATATACTAAAAATTACATATTTCATGTAAAATAGATAACGTAGAGTTAAAAGTATAGGCATTATAGATCAGATTGACCTTAGAGAAAGTAAATAAACGCTAAGTTTAAGTAAAGCAGCAGATTGAATAAAAAAGACACCATGTCAATATAGTGAAGAATACTATTGTCATTTAGGAAGAAGGGAACACGTCAGTGACGAATATTAACTTTGATTTACTAAAAAACTCGCTTGATGCAGTCAGCCTTCGCCAAGAATTAATTGCTAGTAACATTTCAAATGTAAACACAGAAGGATATAAGGCGAACAAGCTAGAGTTTGAAAGCTTATTAAAGCAAGCGGCTGATGGTAGAAGCTTGCATACAACACACGCTTCTCATTTAGGCGGTAGCAGTAATTTGGCAGAAGTAAATCCAATTTTGGGTAAGAATACAACGACCAGTGTGAAGGAAAACGGCAATAACGTAGATATTGATATGGAAATGGCTAATCAAGCTCAAAATACCATTCAATATCAAGCACTGACTGCGCAACTCAATGCTCAGTATCGAAGGTTAGGAACCATTATCAACGGCTAAAAGGAGATGAAATCAGATGACAATTTTTAATTCCTTGCATATTAGTGCAAGTGGCTTGAGTTTGGAACGGTTAAAATTGGATACTATTTCGTCCAATATTGCCAATGTAAACACGACTCGTACGGAAGAGGGCGGACCTTATCAAAAGAAAACGGTTGTCTTTGAGGAAGCGTTTAAAGAGAGTGTGCAAACAATTGAAATGGGTACATCAAGAAAGAGTTTTGGGGTTCGTGCAACAGAGCTAGTAGCGGATGAGACAGAAGTTAGGGAATACGACCCAACTCACCCGGATGCTGACGCAGAAGGTTACGTTTTAAAATCGAACGTTAATATGTCAGACGAAATGATTGATTTGATGGCAGCAGTAAGAGCTTATGAGTCGAATATTACCAGTCTAGAAGCAGGCAAGGATATGTTGAAACAGGCTTTAACCATCTCATCAAAATAATAACGGGTCGTTGAAAAGGAGCAAGTCATTTTGAATATTGAAAACTATACGCATATAGCAAATAAGATAAACAGCTTGGATTCAATCAATTTTTCTCAAACAAATCAAGTAAGTGAAAATGGTGAAGGTTTTTCTGCCATTTTTAATCATGCATTAAATAGCTTTACGACATCTCAGCAAATGGCTGATGGGGCAACAACCTCTCTTGTTGTAGGAGATGATGTGGCATTACACGACATTATGATCCAAACAACGGAAGCTCAACTATCGTTAGAATTAGCAATACAAGTCAGGAATAAATGTCTAGAAGCATATAACGACATTAAAAATATGCAATTCTAATCAAATAGCCTTGATGGGGAAAAGGAGTAAGTTTAGGGGAAATGGATGTTGTAAAAAAATTATGGAATTCAATGAAATCAGGGTGGAACGGCTTATCACAAGCCAAACGCATTGGACTAATCAGTGTCAGTGCTCTTACAGTTATTATTTCATTAGTGGTTTATATTCATTCTCAAACAGTAGAATACGCCCTGCTGTTTAGCGGCATGGAAGAAGCAGATTCGGGAGCAATCGTTAATGACTTAGATGCCAAGGGGATCGCTTACCGTTTAGAAGATAATGGAACGAGTATCCGTATCGACAAAGATTATGTCGACAAATACCGAATTGAGTTAGCAGTAAATGATATGCTGCCTAACAATTCAATCGGATTTGAGATTTTTGATACATCAGGCATGATGGATACCGATAAAGACCGAGATATTAAAAAACAACGTGCTATTCAAGGCGAATTAGAGAGAGCAATTAGTGCTCTGGGTGGAATTGACAGTGCAAAAGTCATACTATCTATCCCAGAGGACAGCGTATTTACACGTCCGGATGACCTAGAGGAATCATCTGCTTCTATTATGATTGTGAAGAGTGGAAGCTTATCAACCTCAGCAATCCAAGGTATTGCGGCTCTTGTTTCTGGTGCGGTAGATAATTTACCGATTGGAAATGTCAGTATCGTCGATGAAAATGGTGCGTTATTAAGTGCGTTCCTACAAGAGAATGGGACATCATTATTTGCCTCTGATGAGGCATCTCGTAATCGTGAAATCGAAAAAAATTATGCGAGAGAACTGGAACAAAAAGTTCTAACGACATTAGCACCTATATATGGATTAGAAAATCTATCCGTGTCAGTCAATGTGAGCATGAATTTTGATGTTGGCGAAGAAGAATTAGTTTTATATGGCCAAGAAGCGGTCGATACAGACGAAGCAGTTGGCTCTAAAGTTAGAAGCGAGATTGTAACTGCTTCTGGTGGTGAAATTAATACAGAACAAGTCAATGGGAATGACTTGGCAGTCAATGAAGTTGTTGAAGGCGAAAATGGTAACACAGCGTCATTTAACAGCACGCGCAATTATGAATTAGATCAACGGACAACACGTACGATTTTTGAAACAGGTCGTGTAGAAGAGATTTCAGCCTCCGTGTTGTTTAATGCAGGTATTCCAGGATTAGCAGATGATAATCAGTTGCAAGCAGTAGTCACGAACATTTTAGGTTCAGATGCTGAAGGGAACATTGAGGTTATCCGTGCGAACTTTAACACGCCAAACGATGACTCTGACCCAGCAGTTATAGCACCAGAACAATCATTAGAAGAATTCTGGATGAACAACCGCTTCTTCATTATTATCGGTTTCGTTTCTATATTATTAATAGTGATAATTATTTTAGTAGTTATAGCGAGAATACGTAATAAACAAGAAGAGGAAGCAATTAACTTACAAATGGAAGAAGAAAAACAAGTAGAAGCGAAAAATGTTGAATTAAAAACGAAGAATATACTGAAAGAAAAATTGAGAAACGAACAACTCGAAAAGGAATCTTCTGCCCACCAAGAAGCGAAGGACAATCCAGAAGTTGTCGCTGACTTAATAAAAATGTGGATGAAGGATGAGTAGATAATGGAAGAAATGTCAGGAATTAAAAAAGCGGCAATCCTTTTAATATCACTCGGTGCCGAAACATCTGCTGAAATAATGAGACTTTTACCAGAAAGTTATATTCAAAAAGTGAGTTATGAGATTGCCAATATTGATTATGTTAATCCGACCGAGCGTGAAGAGATTCTAAATGAGTATTTAGAAATGTCCCAAGCTCGTCAGTATGTGATAGATGGCGGTGTGGATTACGCCCGTGAAGTATTAAATCGTGCCCTAGGAGCACAACGAGCAAAAGAAGTGATTGATTTACTCAATCAAATTCAGTTGCGAGAGCGTCCGTTTAACATTGCGAGGAAGGCTGACCCGATGCAATTGAAAAACTTGCTACTAAGCGAGCAGCCACAAACGGTAGCCTTGGTATTGTGTTATATGCAGCCAGACAAAGCGGCACAAATTCTTGCCCAATTTCCGCTTGAATTACAAACCGAAATTGCAGAGCGTATTGGAACAATTACACGGACATCGCCAGCAGTTATTGAGAAGATTGAGAAAGTAATCGAGAATAAATTCTCTTCTTATATCGAGAACGATACCGAAACAGTCGGTGGCGTTCATGCTCTTGTAGAGATTCTTAACTCTGTGGGTCGAACAACTGAGAAGAATATTATCGAAGTGTTGGAAGAAAGACAGCCTGAATTGGCAGACGAAGTGAAGGCAAACCTATTCACCTTTGAAGATATTATTTCCTTGAATCCCTCAGATGTTCAGAAAGTCTTGCGTCATGTGGATAATGATGATCTTATGTTGGCTCTTAAAGGTGTGGCAGACGACATCCGTAACTTCATTTTCCAAAATATGTCATCTCGTGCTGTTGAAACAATTAAGGAAGATATGCAGTTTATGGGACCAGCACGTTTGTCTGCTGTAGAAGAAGCTCAAACGAAGATTGTGGCGATTATTCGCTCATTGGACGAATCAGGCGAAATTTATATAAGAAGAGGCGATCAAGATGCTATCATCTCATAAAATTATCAAAGCCGGTACGCAAGCAAGTCATCCAAGTGAACGTGCAGCTGTTACGACAAACTGGCAGCCTAAGTCTTCTGAATTTCTATTAGATGACATTGAAGAGTTAAATGATATGCAATTTCAAGAAGAACGTCATAGAATTGAAGAATTGATTCGAGAAAAAGAATCGGAGAAACAAGCGATTTTGACAGAAGCCAAGTTAGAAGCAGAAGTCATCAAAGCGAGAGCAACAGAAGAAGGCTATCAAGTGGGCGAACAAAAAGGCCTGCAAGAAGGGTTTAAGGCTGGCTTTCAACAAGCGATGGTGGCTGCGACAGAAGAATCAGAATCAATTAAGGCGCATGCCAAGCAAGTATTGGCTGATGCGACTGCTGAAGCACAGCAGTTTTATGAAGAGAAACGACAGGACATTATTGCTTTAGCCGCTCAAATGGCTGAGAAAATTATACATGAAACCATTGATGCATCAGATAATAAGATTATTGATTTGGTAACACCTATTCTAACGAGAATGGATCAAGAGAGCAGTTTTATCACTATTTCAGTTAGACCAGAGAGTCAAGACCAGATGAAAACCCATATAAAAGATTTAGAGGTGACTTATCCCCTATTTCGTTTTGTGGTCTTTGCAGATCCTGCATTGGAGAAAAATGGCTGCGTGATTGAAAGTTCCCATGCCATTATCGATTTGCAAATCAAACAGCAGTTAGAAGCAATGGTAGCAGATTTGAAGGAGTTGTAAGCGTAGATGCTTGAAGTACCGTTCGACCAGTATCAAAAACAGCTGAAGAAGAAAAATTACTTCCAAACAAAAGGTAAGGTATCGGAAGTAACGGGTTTAATTATTAAGGTTGAAGGATTGGAAGCTTTTATTGGAGAAGTTTGCGAGATTTTAATCAAAGCGACGGAGAAAATTGTATTGAGTGAAGTCGTTGGCTTTGTAGAAAAAACAGTTCTACTTATGCCGCTTGATAATTTAGACGGGATTGGACCTGGCTGTTTAGTTCGTCCAACGGGTAAAACCCTTCAAGTAGAGGTGTCAGACGATTTACTTGGGACTACACTCGACGGATTAGGTAGGCCCATGTCTCATGACGAGCCTATTAATGGCAGGTTGCAAGAGGTAAATGGAGAGGCACCCGATCCCTTTAAACGAAGAAAAATTGAAACCATCATTCCAACCGGTATTAAGGCTATCGATGGTGTATTAACAATCGGTGAAGGCCAACGAGTTGGAATTTTTGCCGGGAGTGGGGTTGGTAAATCAACTCTTCTCGGTATGATCGCACGTTATTGCGAGGCCGATGTCATTGTAATTGGCCTAATTGGTGAGCGTGGACGTGAAGTTTTGGAATTTATTCAAAATGATCTTGGTGATGAAGGTTATAAGAAGTCGGTTGTCGTTTGTGCGACGTCTGACTCGCCGCCACTCGTTCGCTTGAAGGGTTCCTTTACAGCAACGGCCATTGCCGAGTATTTTCGTGACCAAGGTAAGAAGGTGGTCTTGATGATGGACTCTGTTACTCGTGTGGCGATGGCACAACGGGAGATTGGTTTGGCGACAGGTGAGCCGCCGACAACCAAAGGCTACACACCCTCTGTCTTTACAACGTTGCCACGGTTGTTAGAGCGAAGTGGGATGTCGGATAAAGGTTCGATTACAGCCTTCTATACTGTTCTGGTTGAAGGGGATGACATGAATGAACCGATTGCCGATACGGTAAGGGGGATTCTGGATGGTCATATTCTCCTATCTCGAAAGATTGCGTCCGAGAACCAGTATCCTGCTATTGATATTCAAAACAGTATCAGCCGTCTGATGAAGGAGATTGTTTCCGAAGATCATTATCAAGCAGCCGGCAGATTGAAAGAAAATATGGCGATTTATGCCGAATCGAAAGATTTGATTGATGTTGGTGCCTACCAAAAAGGGTCTAATCCAAGTGTTGACCGAGCAATTCAACTGCACCAACCCATTAAAGGGTTTTTAAAACAACAAGTTGAAGAACCTTATACATTTACAGAAACCATGCAATTTTTAACGAAGACATTAGCTTAAGAGATTATGAGTTGAGGTGAACAGAGTGGCAAGTCATACATTTTCCATGGAGAAAATATTAGGGTGGCGTTTTGATCAAGAAGATGAGGCGAGACTACAAGTTGCTAATCTGAAGGAAAAATGGGATCGCGAAAACCAACATCTTCAAAGTTTAATCCAAGAGAATATCAAAGTAAAAAATGATAATCTGAAGAATACTCACATTCAAACATTACGCTACAACGATTATTACAAAATGGTGATTGATGAAAAGATTATCCAACAAAAAAACCTTATGGATGCGACGCAAGCGCAAATTAGTAAAGCTAATGAACAGTTGCTTGAAGCTCATAAAAATCGTAAAGCAATGGAAAAGCTGAAAGAAAAAGAATTAACGGCTGCAGAAGAAGAGATGAAACGGATTGAACAAATGCAGCTCGATGAATTTGCGACAATGAGCTATAAACAACGCGTCTTATAAGAAGACGAGTTGTGAAAGGAGGTGAATATACTGGATAGCATATCCTTATTAACAACCGTTTTAACAGCAGAAAATAATCACCAACTAAAAACACCAGCAGCAGATAGTGAGCTATTTCAAGAGTTGCTCGGACAGTTTATGCAAGGTTCTACTGAAGACCAAGCGCCTTTTATTGAAGATGAATTGACAGTTGATGTTGATACAACTGAATTAAGGTTTGAAGAACCCGCTGAAGATATTGAAGAAATGCTAGAGGAAGCTAAGAAAGTCATGCTAACCTTCCAACACGTTCGTAACGATGAACCAAGAGAAGGGCCTCAAATTTCTGATAATAGCCAACCGCAAATAATCACATCGCACGATCAACCGACTATGCTCTTTATGAAGAAGGATATATCTGACAAACAAGCGATGATAGCTAGTGAGTCGTTAGAAGCTGAAATGATGATGAGCTTTGAAGCGGATCGTTTCGAAAAGATTAGTTCACCAGAGGTTATCCATGAAGTGTCAGTTTCTGAAAATATAAGTCAACCAAGTGATCTTAAACCGACAAAAGAGACACCCGTTTCTGAGTTGGAGTTACTTCCGCAAGAAGAACGAGAATTTGAGGTTCCTGAACCAGCAAAAGCAAAGATTGAAGATAAAGTTGAACAAGTTAAACTGAGCCCTCCAATCGACCAGCTGAGTCTTGATAGCGAAGTAGAGCCTGTTACAGAAGACTTTTTGAAAGTTGATGGTAAGCAAGTTGGGATGAGAGAACAACTCGTGACAGCAGATCAACCGCTAGTTGCTGAAGCTGTTCAAGTTCAACAACTTGAGCAAGCACCCATCAATCCTGCTCTGAGAGAAGCAACGCCACTTCCGACTCCATCGACAACTGAAATAAGCTTTCATAGCCCACAACAGTTTGTAAGAGATGTCGGAGCATTAATGGACTTATCGATTCAAGACATAACAACTAAAGAGAGTAAGCAAATTCGTGTTAGCTTGACACCGGAGACATTAGGGAACATTGAAATCCAGCTAGAATGGAAGGACGACAAAGTTTTGGCTAAGTTGATGGTTCAAAAGGACGATGTTAGAACATTTTTGGAAACGAAGATGCCGCTTCTCTTATCAGAAACGAAAAATGAAACAGTGATTCAATCGATTGTGATTGAAGAATTGCCACAAGCAAACCTTCATTTCTCAGGTCAGCAGATGGATTTCAATAGCCACCAGCAAGCCGAGAAACATTATCCGACTAACTATTCAAACCAATCAACTATGGTTGAAGAGGAAGCCGAAGAAGAAATGACAACTTCAACAGATGGGTTGAGTTTATATATTTAAGAAAGGAAGCGAAACTAAAATGGAAATTTCACAAAACTTTACAATCGGATCAACAGCGCAAGTTCAAGCCGCCGCTAAAACATCAAATTCCGATATGAATATGGAAGACTTCTTAAAAATATTAGCAGCCTCATTGAGTATGCCATCAATGGGTGGTAGTGAGGGTGGATCCGACCAATCAATGGATTACATGAGTCAAATGATTCAGTTCAGTACGATTGAACAGTTACAAGACTTATCAACCTCACTGACAACGACCATGTTAATGACACAGCAACAGCAAGCCTTAACGATGATTGGGAAGGAAGTAACCGTTGTTCAAGATGGCGAACGCATTACAGGAACCGTTGAAAAGGCAAAATTCCTAAATGGCTATGCAACGCTTCACATTAATGGGAAAGATTACTATATGAATAGCGTGATGGAAGTAGGAGCTGATTCTTAGTGGCAATTCGGATTAATCAGGCGACTGATCCTGTATCGCGGCCAATACATCAGCCCCAACAACAAGAAACAAAGGTATTTCAATCCGTTTTATCAGAAGAGAAGAGCGAATTGAAACTATCTAACCATGCCCAAAAGCGGTTAGAACAACGTGGCATGCATTTGGGAGAACAAGATTTTACGCAATTGAATGATGCAGTGGATGAGTTAGAAGAGAAGGGCTCCAAACAATCCTTACTGATTTATAAGGACTTGGCGCTGATCGCAAGCATCAATAAACGAACCATCATTACTGCTCTAGACCGTGAAGAGGTTGACACAGTAACGAATATTGACAGTACTAAATTTGTAAAAGAGCTGGACCGAAAGGAAGCTCCGTCTACTGACCGATTGATGTAGACCATAACTATAAGACAACAAATGGAGGAAATAATAACATGTTAAAATCTTTATACTCTGGCGTAAGTGGAATGAAAAACCTACAAACAAAAATGGACGTTATCTCGAATAATATCGCAAACGTAAATACAACAGGTTTTAAAACAGGTCGTGTTCGTTTTGAAGATATGATTAGCCAAACTATTTCAAATGCGCAAACAAACGTTAACGCAAAACAAGTTGGTCTAGGTGTCCAAGTGGGATCCGTTGATAATGTCATGGGTGGCGGAAACTTACAACCAACAGGGAGAGATTTAGACTTCGCGATTGAGAATGGTGATAACTCATTCTTTACAGTTAGTCCTGACGGTGAAGATGAAGCAGTCTTCTATACGCGTGATGGTGGGTTTTACTTGAACCCTAATAACGAATTAGTAACAGCATCTGGCTACCATGTCATGGGTGTGATGGCACCAGCAGGAACTAAAAATGATGCGACTTTCGATATCGGAACAATTGAATATGATGCAGCTGCAGGTATGTCTAAAGTTGAAATTCCAAAAACAATGTTAGACGATGCTGGTGTAGCACAGCCTTTAGACAGCTATTCTATTGATTCAACAGGGATTATTTTTGGTGTTTACAACGGAACATCATACATCGTTGGACAAGTATCATTAACGAACTTCAGTAACCCAGGTGGTCTTGAAAAAATTGGTGGAAATATGTACCAAGCAACAAACAACTCTGGTGAGGCACAAGTCGGCGGGGCACATCAAGATGGCTATGGTACAATTCGTAGTGGCTTTTTGGAAATGTCAAACGTTGACTTATCAAACGAATTTACTGAAATGATTGTTGCGAGCCGTGCTTACCAAGCTAACTCTCGTAGTATTACAACATCAGATCAAATGATTGAAGAATTACTATCATTGAAACGTTAATAAATAACCGATAGATTTGAGGAATAAATCGTGATTACATTAAGATCAATTACAGGAAAAGAATTTTTACTAAATAGTGATTTAATTTACCGCATTGATGAAAATTTCGACACGATTATTACACTAACAAACGGAAAAACACTCCCTGTAGCAGATACAGGAGTGGAAATAACTGAAAAAGTAATCGCCTATAAGCGTGAGATTATGAGTGGTTTTAGTTTAGAAAGGAAAGATAGTGAATGAAAAGAAGTTACGTTTCAGTCCTGTCCTTAGCCATTGGCTTCGTGTTGATTTTCTGGTCAATCGTTGTTGGTGGGGGAGCCATTTCGGCATTTTTTCATCCCCCTTCCATTATTATTACGGTTGTTGGGTCATTCTCTGCTTTAGTTATTAGTTATCCAGTAGAGCAACTGAAAAAGGTGCCCTCTGTTCTGAAGAAGTTAGTTCATTCACCAGAAGTAGACCGTCAAGAATTGATTGACCGAATTGTAGAGCTAGCACGAATAGCTAGAAGCCAAGGTTTGTTAGCTTTGGATAATGAGATTAACGCTATTAACAATGAGTTTTTAGCAGAAGGGCTAAAAATGGTTGTTGATGGTATGGATCCAGAATCCATTCAGGAAATTTTAGAGTTAAAGATTAGTAATATGGAAGATCGTCATGCGATTGGCCAGGGAATCTTCATAAAATGGAGTGAACTAGCACCAGCCTTCGGTATGATTGGGACATTGATTGGTCTAATTAATATGTTAGGTGCCTTAACAGACCCGAGTACCATTGGGTCG
This genomic interval from Jeotgalibaca arthritidis contains the following:
- the fliD gene encoding flagellar filament capping protein FliD, whose protein sequence is MSSNSINILGTYSGITMDTIEQLLSAESTKLTSYKNEQAAVEKEKSAWKDVQTRITNLATKMDALKQADTFNAKKATLSQEGKIGFTVGSKAIAGDYSITVKQLATRTEIKGKELQLDENKTWQKEGPLTFQTTNEAGEVKQLDIKIEAGDNLEKIVNKINDATKETGVSAVAIDGHLVLQNKAFGASNIEVVGELASEFGFLDNEAKTMGKVAELTINGIDIERNSNQISDVMDGVTLDLKEVTSQAIKVEIADDLGKTETAVKGFVDQYNSTMSFISGLLSVGDPSQENNETGALAGDSSLIRLQSQLRSLLTNAVDNGNAGANTVKSIGIEVDRDGVASFDADKLKEALKEDSSKVRDLFTFTKTSVNAAGETVEEEIGIGQKFESLINSFTDSKDGIIATKNATYDKLIKDITERITVFNDRLETKRQQYIAKFTALDVAMMEAESQLSYMMSQFSNSSSSNS
- the fliS gene encoding flagellar export chaperone FliS, which encodes MYNKQAKNAYQQNQVLTASPKRLVSLLLEGSLKNLKIAELSLEKNDFSKANEVLLKHQDILAELQRTLDIEQGGAIAQDLDALYTFLINEAIQANIQKDVTKIKNSQKLIQELLETWNQI
- the flgB gene encoding flagellar basal body rod protein FlgB gives rise to the protein MTNINFDLLKNSLDAVSLRQELIASNISNVNTEGYKANKLEFESLLKQAADGRSLHTTHASHLGGSSNLAEVNPILGKNTTTSVKENGNNVDIDMEMANQAQNTIQYQALTAQLNAQYRRLGTIING
- the flgC gene encoding flagellar basal body rod protein FlgC; the protein is MTIFNSLHISASGLSLERLKLDTISSNIANVNTTRTEEGGPYQKKTVVFEEAFKESVQTIEMGTSRKSFGVRATELVADETEVREYDPTHPDADAEGYVLKSNVNMSDEMIDLMAAVRAYESNITSLEAGKDMLKQALTISSK
- the fliE gene encoding flagellar hook-basal body complex protein FliE, whose translation is MNIENYTHIANKINSLDSINFSQTNQVSENGEGFSAIFNHALNSFTTSQQMADGATTSLVVGDDVALHDIMIQTTEAQLSLELAIQVRNKCLEAYNDIKNMQF
- the fliF gene encoding flagellar basal-body MS-ring/collar protein FliF, whose protein sequence is MDVVKKLWNSMKSGWNGLSQAKRIGLISVSALTVIISLVVYIHSQTVEYALLFSGMEEADSGAIVNDLDAKGIAYRLEDNGTSIRIDKDYVDKYRIELAVNDMLPNNSIGFEIFDTSGMMDTDKDRDIKKQRAIQGELERAISALGGIDSAKVILSIPEDSVFTRPDDLEESSASIMIVKSGSLSTSAIQGIAALVSGAVDNLPIGNVSIVDENGALLSAFLQENGTSLFASDEASRNREIEKNYARELEQKVLTTLAPIYGLENLSVSVNVSMNFDVGEEELVLYGQEAVDTDEAVGSKVRSEIVTASGGEINTEQVNGNDLAVNEVVEGENGNTASFNSTRNYELDQRTTRTIFETGRVEEISASVLFNAGIPGLADDNQLQAVVTNILGSDAEGNIEVIRANFNTPNDDSDPAVIAPEQSLEEFWMNNRFFIIIGFVSILLIVIIILVVIARIRNKQEEEAINLQMEEEKQVEAKNVELKTKNILKEKLRNEQLEKESSAHQEAKDNPEVVADLIKMWMKDE
- the fliG gene encoding flagellar motor switch protein FliG; this translates as MEEMSGIKKAAILLISLGAETSAEIMRLLPESYIQKVSYEIANIDYVNPTEREEILNEYLEMSQARQYVIDGGVDYAREVLNRALGAQRAKEVIDLLNQIQLRERPFNIARKADPMQLKNLLLSEQPQTVALVLCYMQPDKAAQILAQFPLELQTEIAERIGTITRTSPAVIEKIEKVIENKFSSYIENDTETVGGVHALVEILNSVGRTTEKNIIEVLEERQPELADEVKANLFTFEDIISLNPSDVQKVLRHVDNDDLMLALKGVADDIRNFIFQNMSSRAVETIKEDMQFMGPARLSAVEEAQTKIVAIIRSLDESGEIYIRRGDQDAIIS
- a CDS encoding FliH/SctL family protein encodes the protein MLSSHKIIKAGTQASHPSERAAVTTNWQPKSSEFLLDDIEELNDMQFQEERHRIEELIREKESEKQAILTEAKLEAEVIKARATEEGYQVGEQKGLQEGFKAGFQQAMVAATEESESIKAHAKQVLADATAEAQQFYEEKRQDIIALAAQMAEKIIHETIDASDNKIIDLVTPILTRMDQESSFITISVRPESQDQMKTHIKDLEVTYPLFRFVVFADPALEKNGCVIESSHAIIDLQIKQQLEAMVADLKEL
- the fliI gene encoding flagellar protein export ATPase FliI; translated protein: MLEVPFDQYQKQLKKKNYFQTKGKVSEVTGLIIKVEGLEAFIGEVCEILIKATEKIVLSEVVGFVEKTVLLMPLDNLDGIGPGCLVRPTGKTLQVEVSDDLLGTTLDGLGRPMSHDEPINGRLQEVNGEAPDPFKRRKIETIIPTGIKAIDGVLTIGEGQRVGIFAGSGVGKSTLLGMIARYCEADVIVIGLIGERGREVLEFIQNDLGDEGYKKSVVVCATSDSPPLVRLKGSFTATAIAEYFRDQGKKVVLMMDSVTRVAMAQREIGLATGEPPTTKGYTPSVFTTLPRLLERSGMSDKGSITAFYTVLVEGDDMNEPIADTVRGILDGHILLSRKIASENQYPAIDIQNSISRLMKEIVSEDHYQAAGRLKENMAIYAESKDLIDVGAYQKGSNPSVDRAIQLHQPIKGFLKQQVEEPYTFTETMQFLTKTLA
- the fliJ gene encoding flagellar export protein FliJ; the protein is MASHTFSMEKILGWRFDQEDEARLQVANLKEKWDRENQHLQSLIQENIKVKNDNLKNTHIQTLRYNDYYKMVIDEKIIQQKNLMDATQAQISKANEQLLEAHKNRKAMEKLKEKELTAAEEEMKRIEQMQLDEFATMSYKQRVL
- a CDS encoding flagellar hook-length control protein FliK, with product MNILDSISLLTTVLTAENNHQLKTPAADSELFQELLGQFMQGSTEDQAPFIEDELTVDVDTTELRFEEPAEDIEEMLEEAKKVMLTFQHVRNDEPREGPQISDNSQPQIITSHDQPTMLFMKKDISDKQAMIASESLEAEMMMSFEADRFEKISSPEVIHEVSVSENISQPSDLKPTKETPVSELELLPQEEREFEVPEPAKAKIEDKVEQVKLSPPIDQLSLDSEVEPVTEDFLKVDGKQVGMREQLVTADQPLVAEAVQVQQLEQAPINPALREATPLPTPSTTEISFHSPQQFVRDVGALMDLSIQDITTKESKQIRVSLTPETLGNIEIQLEWKDDKVLAKLMVQKDDVRTFLETKMPLLLSETKNETVIQSIVIEELPQANLHFSGQQMDFNSHQQAEKHYPTNYSNQSTMVEEEAEEEMTTSTDGLSLYI